Proteins encoded together in one Luteimonas fraxinea window:
- the trmD gene encoding tRNA (guanosine(37)-N1)-methyltransferase TrmD, whose amino-acid sequence MRIDVVSLFPDFIDQAAAVGVVGRARERGLLTMQGWNPRDYAEGNYRRVDDRPFGGGPGMVMLIEPLRAALAAARAADPAPVRVIYMSPQGRPLTQAKVRELAALPRLLLLCGRYEGVDERFLQAEIDEELSIGDYVLSGGELAAAVVVDAVARLQDGALGDAESAVQDSFEGDGLLDCPHYTRPVEHDMGRVPDVLLSGNHAEIAKWRRQQSLVRTLERRPDLIDETALGKADRRLLAAWRAEQGGNTTGGSGG is encoded by the coding sequence ATCCGCATCGACGTCGTCAGTCTGTTTCCCGATTTCATCGACCAGGCCGCAGCCGTCGGTGTCGTCGGTCGTGCGCGCGAGCGCGGGCTGTTGACGATGCAGGGCTGGAATCCGCGCGATTACGCCGAAGGCAATTACCGCCGTGTCGACGATCGTCCCTTCGGCGGCGGCCCCGGCATGGTGATGCTGATCGAGCCTCTGCGCGCTGCACTCGCCGCCGCACGTGCGGCAGATCCGGCGCCGGTGCGCGTGATCTACATGAGTCCGCAGGGACGCCCGCTGACCCAGGCCAAGGTGCGCGAGCTCGCGGCTCTGCCGCGGTTGCTGCTGCTGTGTGGCCGCTACGAGGGCGTCGACGAACGCTTCCTGCAGGCCGAGATCGACGAGGAGCTGTCGATCGGCGACTACGTCCTGTCGGGTGGCGAACTGGCCGCGGCAGTGGTCGTGGACGCCGTCGCGCGGCTGCAGGACGGCGCGCTGGGCGACGCGGAGTCTGCGGTGCAGGACAGCTTCGAAGGCGATGGCCTGCTCGATTGCCCGCATTACACGCGGCCTGTCGAACACGACATGGGCCGGGTACCGGACGTGCTGCTGTCGGGCAACCATGCCGAGATTGCCAAGTGGCGGCGCCAGCAGTCGCTGGTGCGCACATTGGAGCGACGACCGGACCTGATCGACGAGACCGCGCTAGGCAAGGCCGATCGCCGGCTGCTGGCGGCCTGGCGGGCCGAACAGGGCGGAAATACGACCGGTGGGTCGGGCGGTTGA
- the rplS gene encoding 50S ribosomal protein L19 translates to MTNKPSLHTLLQNFESAQTTRELPEFGPGDTVVVNVKVKEGNRERLQAYEGVVIGKKNAGLNSAFTVRKISHGFGVERVFQTHSSIIDSLEVKRRGAVRAGKLYYLRGLEGKKARIKEDLSASAKAKNEKARADKAAAAAAPAAAAE, encoded by the coding sequence ATGACCAACAAGCCCTCTTTGCACACCCTGCTGCAGAACTTCGAAAGTGCCCAGACCACCCGCGAACTCCCCGAGTTCGGCCCGGGCGACACCGTTGTCGTCAACGTGAAGGTCAAGGAAGGCAACCGCGAGCGTCTGCAGGCCTATGAAGGTGTGGTCATCGGCAAGAAGAACGCCGGTCTGAACTCTGCGTTCACCGTTCGCAAGATCTCGCACGGCTTCGGCGTCGAGCGCGTGTTCCAGACCCACAGCTCGATCATCGATTCGCTGGAAGTGAAGCGCCGTGGCGCCGTCCGCGCCGGCAAGCTGTACTACCTGCGTGGCCTGGAAGGCAAGAAGGCGCGCATCAAGGAAGACCTGTCCGCTTCGGCGAAGGCGAAGAACGAAAAGGCGCGCGCCGACAAGGCCGCAGCTGCTGCTGCACCGGCTGCCGCTGCCGAGTAA
- a CDS encoding PepSY domain-containing protein — MTRTAFASLIAAAAFAVAAPLAFAQDRDDRRGDDDRVHAAAAAQADPRFRANSASLDSILADAQRRHPGRVIDVSYDDGEYDIDIRQNDGRIVELEYSARTGRMLEADYD, encoded by the coding sequence ATGACCCGTACCGCCTTTGCCAGCCTGATCGCCGCCGCCGCTTTCGCCGTCGCTGCACCGCTCGCCTTCGCCCAGGACCGCGACGATCGCCGCGGCGACGACGACCGCGTGCACGCCGCGGCCGCCGCCCAGGCCGACCCGCGCTTCCGCGCCAACAGCGCCTCGCTCGACAGCATCCTCGCCGATGCACAGCGTCGTCATCCGGGCCGCGTCATCGACGTGTCGTACGACGATGGCGAGTACGACATCGATATCCGCCAGAACGATGGCCGCATCGTCGAGCTGGAATACTCGGCGCGCACCGGTCGCATGCTCGAGGCTGATTACGACTGA
- a CDS encoding PepSY domain-containing protein, whose product MRTLIAPLVLAAALCAGPLAVPLHADAQDPQGNADYARDGVRSGEFVRLERLLVDAERRYPGRVIEVELDQDDDEYEIEILMRDGRVVELKYDARSGRLLKVEIDD is encoded by the coding sequence ATGCGTACTCTCATTGCTCCGCTCGTCCTCGCTGCGGCCCTGTGTGCAGGGCCGCTCGCTGTTCCGTTGCACGCCGATGCGCAGGATCCACAAGGCAACGCCGATTACGCGCGTGATGGCGTGCGCAGTGGCGAATTCGTGCGGCTCGAACGGCTGCTCGTCGATGCCGAACGCCGCTATCCAGGGCGCGTGATCGAGGTGGAACTCGACCAGGACGACGACGAGTACGAAATCGAAATCCTGATGCGCGACGGCCGCGTGGTGGAGCTGAAGTACGATGCGCGCTCCGGGCGCCTGCTCAAGGTCGAGATCGACGACTGA
- a CDS encoding response regulator transcription factor, which produces MRILLAEDDVELATRVAAALGAAGFAVDRAEDGADAEFRGQTEAYDAVVLDLGLPNLDGVSVLHRWREAGLTLPVLVLTARSRWHDKLAGFNAGADDYLTKPFQIEELVLRLQALIRRSAGHASPRLRCGPLEFDANAGRFALDGDPLALTAQEHRILAYLIHHAGRVVSRGELGEHVYDNGFDPDSNALDVLIGRIRRKLGVALLHTVRGQGFRLSETP; this is translated from the coding sequence ATGCGCATCCTGCTGGCCGAAGACGACGTCGAACTCGCGACGCGCGTTGCCGCTGCGCTCGGCGCCGCAGGCTTTGCGGTCGATCGTGCGGAGGACGGCGCGGATGCCGAGTTCCGCGGCCAGACCGAAGCCTATGACGCGGTCGTACTCGATCTCGGTCTGCCGAATCTCGATGGCGTCTCGGTGCTGCACCGCTGGCGCGAGGCCGGCCTGACCTTGCCGGTGCTGGTGCTCACCGCGCGCAGCCGCTGGCACGACAAGCTGGCCGGCTTCAACGCCGGTGCGGACGATTACCTCACCAAGCCGTTCCAGATCGAGGAACTCGTGTTGCGGCTGCAGGCCTTGATCCGGCGCAGCGCCGGCCATGCGTCGCCGCGTCTGCGCTGCGGACCGCTGGAATTCGACGCGAATGCGGGCCGCTTCGCACTCGACGGCGATCCGCTCGCGTTGACCGCGCAGGAGCACCGCATCCTCGCGTATCTGATCCATCACGCCGGCCGCGTGGTCAGTCGCGGCGAGCTCGGCGAACACGTCTACGACAACGGCTTTGATCCCGATTCCAATGCTCTCGACGTGCTGATCGGGCGCATCCGCCGCAAGCTCGGCGTCGCGCTGCTGCACACGGTGCGCGGGCAGGGCTTCCGGCTGTCGGAGACGCCATGA
- a CDS encoding sensor histidine kinase has product MNARRALSLRWRLWLAGALGVAISALIAGGLLGAMFERSGQRALDSRLDDDFATLAGLLEARADGGWQLRRPPADERWARVFSGWYWRIGEGTDAVRSRSLWDDELVADDVPGTTAVWSTVEGPRGQQLRMRAQLLRLPGVANPIPVHVAGDRGDVIAETRGFRQAAMLAFAGAAAALLALLAWQIEWGLRPLRRMRGILQRVRNGDDVRFGAERWPAEAAPLAEQIDDLLDEHARRVARARHAAEDLAHALKTPLAVLSAEAQRPGDDIADVVSAQVQRMRGEVERRLAGGFAVDARQRTPVAPVAEALGGLFAQTAGDRVTLHCEVAPDLVFAGAREDLEEMLGNLVDNAVKWARAQVRIHASVADGRVRIAVDDDGPGMQPDALEQALQRGVRLDSRMPGHGLGLSIVDGIAAGYDGRLVLENLPGGFRVLLDLPAGAPISGA; this is encoded by the coding sequence ATGAACGCGCGTCGCGCACTGTCGCTGCGCTGGCGCCTGTGGCTGGCCGGCGCGCTGGGCGTGGCGATCTCGGCGTTGATCGCCGGTGGTCTGCTCGGCGCGATGTTCGAACGCTCCGGGCAACGCGCGCTCGACAGCCGACTCGACGACGATTTCGCGACGCTTGCCGGCTTGCTCGAAGCGCGTGCGGATGGTGGCTGGCAATTGCGCAGGCCGCCGGCCGACGAACGCTGGGCGCGGGTGTTTTCCGGCTGGTACTGGCGCATCGGCGAGGGCACGGACGCGGTGCGTTCGCGCTCGCTGTGGGACGACGAACTCGTCGCCGACGATGTGCCCGGGACTACGGCCGTGTGGTCGACAGTCGAAGGCCCGCGCGGCCAGCAGCTGCGCATGCGCGCGCAGTTGTTGCGGCTGCCGGGTGTCGCCAATCCCATTCCCGTGCATGTCGCTGGCGATCGCGGCGATGTCATCGCCGAGACGCGCGGGTTCCGGCAGGCGGCGATGCTGGCTTTCGCGGGTGCGGCGGCGGCGCTGCTGGCGCTGCTGGCCTGGCAGATCGAATGGGGCCTGCGTCCGTTGCGGCGCATGCGCGGCATCCTGCAACGTGTGCGCAATGGCGACGACGTACGCTTCGGCGCCGAGCGCTGGCCCGCCGAAGCGGCGCCGCTGGCGGAACAGATCGACGATCTGCTCGACGAACACGCACGCCGCGTCGCACGCGCGCGGCATGCTGCCGAGGATCTCGCGCATGCACTGAAGACGCCACTCGCCGTGCTCTCGGCCGAAGCGCAGCGCCCGGGCGACGACATCGCCGATGTGGTGTCGGCCCAGGTGCAGCGCATGCGCGGCGAGGTGGAACGCAGGCTCGCAGGCGGCTTCGCGGTCGATGCACGGCAGCGCACACCGGTCGCGCCGGTGGCCGAGGCGCTAGGCGGGCTGTTCGCGCAGACCGCGGGCGATCGCGTGACGCTGCACTGCGAGGTCGCCCCGGATCTGGTGTTCGCCGGCGCGCGCGAGGATCTGGAAGAGATGCTCGGCAACCTCGTCGACAACGCGGTGAAGTGGGCGCGCGCGCAGGTGCGCATCCACGCGAGCGTCGCCGACGGACGCGTGCGGATCGCGGTCGACGACGACGGCCCCGGCATGCAGCCAGATGCACTGGAGCAGGCGTTGCAGCGCGGTGTGCGCCTCGACAGCCGGATGCCCGGGCATGGCCTGGGTCTGTCGATCGTCGACGGCATCGCAGCCGGTTACGACGGCCGGCTGGTACTCGAGAACCTGCCGGGCGGATTCCGCGTGCTGCTTGATTTGCCGGCCGGCGCACCGATATCGGGCGCATGA
- a CDS encoding RNA-binding S4 domain-containing protein, protein MSEAQVPNTADTVRLDLWLWAARFFKTRALAKQAIETGKVDVGGQRAKPARAVRIGDALRVARGEEVFDIAVAGLSDTRGPASVAQTLYSETEASREARMARLAEARAARAGYQAPEHKPDKRARKLIRALGDIDAL, encoded by the coding sequence ATGAGCGAAGCGCAGGTTCCAAATACAGCCGACACAGTCCGCCTCGACCTCTGGCTGTGGGCCGCGCGTTTCTTCAAGACGCGCGCGCTGGCCAAGCAGGCGATCGAGACCGGCAAGGTCGATGTCGGCGGTCAGCGTGCGAAGCCCGCGCGTGCGGTCCGCATCGGCGATGCGCTGCGCGTGGCGCGCGGCGAGGAAGTATTCGACATCGCGGTCGCCGGACTGTCGGACACGCGTGGGCCGGCGAGCGTCGCGCAGACGCTGTACAGCGAAACCGAAGCCTCGCGCGAAGCGCGCATGGCGCGGCTGGCGGAGGCGCGCGCTGCGCGTGCCGGCTACCAGGCGCCCGAGCACAAGCCCGACAAGCGCGCGCGGAAACTGATTCGCGCACTCGGCGATATCGACGCGCTCTGA